A segment of the Anguilla anguilla isolate fAngAng1 chromosome 6, fAngAng1.pri, whole genome shotgun sequence genome:
CCAGACTCAGCCCATCAATGGCCTGCCGATTAGGCCTCCAGGGCCAGGATTGGGACACAGTGCTGGAAGAGGTGCTGTCTTTCCAAGCCATTGCACGGTGTGCCTGACTCACTGCGGCCCTTATGGGtcctgagggggtggggggggggcactctggTGCCCAGGCAAAATTTCCAGTCTGGCCACTTAAACCGATCCCAGTATTACTGTCTCTGttgtttctctccccctccatcccaACTGATGTTTGATTAACGTTtcaacacaaaatggctgctgggcatcccaccaccaccataaattattatgatcattatatGAAAAAAAGCCAGATATTAAGCTTGTATAAGCGGGAGTCCACATTCCACAAAGACAGTCAGTTTCAGGGTTCATGTTCAGAAATCCCTCCTTAAAAGTACATGttttacagaaatatgaaatttaaaaaaactttgcagAATGCAGTTCATGTCTGCCTGAATACTGAATTATTGGCAGCGCTGAGATGTACGCTTGGCTTGGCGGTGTCTGGTTTTATGctttctatttttgaaaataaactttaaaaaataatctgagAATGGCCTGAGAGGGAAATGTGAGCcacagagggggggtggggggggtgggggtgtgagcGGGGccagaagtgggggggggggggtgagcggggtcaggagtgggggagtgggggggttggcAGAGGGACGAGCTGGGTGCTGCATCTCAGCCGTGACACAATCAGTTACAGAAATCTCAAACTCTCTCCTTGGCTGAGGAGAGCTGTTCTTGTTTTGATTGCATATCAATcctaataaaatattattctaaaattaatttgctcacAACATTgactaaggggggggggtggtggtgggattGTCCCTAGAAGTCCAGTTTAACCACTGTGCTGTCCTCGGGTCAAAATGACCCTTTTCTGAGTTTAACGTTGGTGAAAACTCCTTTTTTAGCCCCGCAGTTATGATATCAAAAGTTATAATCTAAGTTGAGCACCACACACCTAATATAGCagcaaataaaaatctattAGGAAGTGTGCTCTGTATACAAGAGCAGTAGACTGAAGAAATATAATCTCTCTGGAATGTGATGAAGGAAAATAGATTTACTGGTGAGTGacagtctgtttctctgtcaaaaaaagttaatttagggtttaaaattcaGTGAAGATTCTTTATCACGGGGGTCTGGAGGGTGTGGGTCATTTTCGGCTCCGTGGACACGGGGGGCATCCTTACTATGACACCCCAAGGGTGGAGAACAGGAGGCCCACAGTATTTAGATTTACCCccttaaactgaatttaaacaggacttgcatattttttgtaaaaacaatttGTCTGTCATCTTCAGGACCTGTGATCTCATGGCATCGTGTTTTTAAATTGCTTAATTTTATTACTCATAGGAAGGGACCACATCCTAAAGTCCTGCGTAACCAACCATAAACTACTGCAATAATACAGGactgcacgtgtctgtgtgtgtgtgtgagtgtgagtgtgtgtgtgtgcgtgcttgcgtgtgtgtgtgtgcatgcgtgtatgtgtgtcagtgtgtgtgtgcatgtgtgtatgtgtgtgtgtgtatgcatgcgcgtgtatgtgtgagtgtgtgtgtgtgtgtgtgtgtgcatgcgtgtgtatgtgtgtgttcatgcatgtgtatgtatgtgtgtgtgtgtgcatgcatttgtatgtatgtgtgtgtgtgtgcatgcatttgtatgtatgtgtgtgtgtgtgcatgcatttgtatgtatgtgtgtgtgtgtgtgtgtgtgtgtgcatgcatttgtatgtatgtgtgtgtgtgtgtgtgtgtgcatgcatttgtatgtatgtgtgtatgtgtgtgtgtgagtgtgtgtgtgtgtgtgtgtgagtttaaaGCGGGGTCACTGGTGGGGTTTGAGCACACTGCCCTGCTCTACCAGAAGGGCGGCGCTGACAGTCACCCCTGCAGATTCTGTTGTTATCACTGTTGTTATCACTGTTGTTATCGCTATTGTTATCGCTGTTGTTATCACTGTTGTTATCACTGTTGTTATCGCTATTGTTATCACTGTTGTTATCACTGTTGTTATCGCTGTCATTCTACCACTTTAATCAATGAAATAAAGGTAGAATAGTGCATAACAATGGGAGTGCAGCAGAACGGAGACAGAAGCCACAGGGGCTCTCAACACACATCTGATTTAAACGCAATTCCAGCCCCGTGTGATCGAGCCCAggcccccgaaccccccccccccccccccccccccccccccctccccccgcgaTCTAGCCCAGGCCcaggacccccctccccagggaaacagaaacaaaataactCACACGCGCAGctccagggaggggggggggggggtacgatTACACCGGAGCAGGGCTAACTGCCCCTAGAAGAAAAActacacacagacaagacacacacatgctaacagtcacgctctctctctcagacataCCCTCTTtcttacacacaggcacattcactctctctcacacataaacacacattctctttcttacacacagacacattcattctctctcacacataaacacacattctctttcttacacacaggcagattcactctctctcacacaaacctacactcacacactctctctctctctctctctctctccccctctctctctcacacacacacacacactggttcTTGTTTTCCCtcatatagagagagagagagagagagagtgtacacGGTTTTTCGTCCCCACATTTCATCTCAAATATGCGTTTTTCTGATATGCTTTTTAGCCTCAGAGGCCTGTGGCCTCTACGAACTAACCTCTGAGTCTTTGACCTTTTTGACCTTGAACTTCCTCACTGCTGACTGTCCGCAATTCTGacaggtttgaaaaaaaaaaagccctgatATTTGGTGTTAAAACATGAACGGAAAACGCAAAGTGAGATTAATCCAAATGAGGAAGACAAACAGAGCGTCGAGTTGAACATGTGAACCACGCTGCTCTTGCCAGGAAATCTCGATGACACGGGGCCAGGTGTGAAAGCTCCGCCTCCCAGCTCTGCCGTGACTCCGCCCTGCATGTGCGGCCAAAATACCGAAACTCTCACGCAAGTGGAGCTAGCGTAACTCAAAAGGCATGTGTGCAATAATTTATACCTCGCTGTCATTCCTACAGTTATATTTAGACCGTTAGCTGGCACTTGCACGCAGcttgcatttttcattattaaagaaaataaaatgtattcataagcAATTCAGGGGTTGGGCACTTTTGCTCGAACCCTGACCCAGCCTGGCACTGAACCGggctgaacctgcaacctctgagttccTTACAGCCGACTTCTCTTCCCTTACACTACACTGCTACTGCActgaacaaacacactcagacatttACACTACACTGCTACCGTACCTCATAAAAAAGGTACAAACTGGGGAGGTGCCTCACAGGTACATAAAACTGTACCCCAAGCATTCACTGTACTGCAAAACTGTACCCCAAACTGGCATTCACACAGTCAATGTGTATAACACACCGTCCACTGGCATTCACACCAGTCAAATGAAACGCTATTTCACTGCTGATGTACACAAAGCCTCAGTCTAATAATTTCCACCAGAAACGTGCTGTGCTGATATTGTTATTACTCTTCGCATGTGGGAAACGCATCGCTCCTCTCCGGAGTCTGCCTCAGCAGAGTAGGCCAACAGCGATGCGAAGagcctgcggtggaaacgctgCAGATTTACGACGTCCCCTCTCCTGTTTTTAAGATTGAGCCCCGTGGCACGGGGATTCGGATGCACGCTGGAACAGTGCAGCTGTCGTTTCGTTTTTAAAAGAGGGGCTCGAGGCCCCCCAAAATTCAGCCCTGGCCTGCAGGACGGGCGTGAGCTGGGAGGGGTAGGGGTGCTCTGCTCTGGCTCTTGCCCTGTGTTATATGGGGGCAGATCATTGTGCacaggggcaaaaaaaaaagtttactttgTGTTTATCAAAGTCAAACTTCCCATTGATTGTCatggaaacatttgaaaaatgcatgcTTGCCCTCAAGCTTCATTATGGCCGTCCGTCCTGGTGCTCAACCTGACACCtagcacatttaattttgctTTTCTAAGTGCATCTTGTTTATGCCGAGTTGTGGAGCCATACGGGCACCTTTGAAGGACAATAAATCTGAAACATTGAGCCGCGGCGGCACCATCTGCGTTCCAGTGGAGCTCAATGTGCGCACGTTGCGTGCGTCAGGTTCCCCCGTGACCGCTAAAGCTGTCCCATAAGTAAAGTCTTATGTGCTGTTGCACCATAAAGAAACGTTTCTCTGGGTAAAACACGCAGTCCGGCAGCCGAGCTGCACGGAGGAGGGACCATAATGTTCCTCCAGAACATTCTGTAGATACTGAGAAAACGATTGAGCGCGTCCCTCCCAAGAGGCGCTGGCGTGGCATGTGCCTCCACGCAACACGCGAAGGTGTTTTCACGCGGGCCGTGCGTACCGAAAACCCCGGCGGAGAGAGGGCGGTCGCACAGTGAAAATGGCTGCTCTTTACCGTCTCAGAAACCACAACCGCCACAACGTAACTGTCCAGCCAACAGCTGCTGACGATATCGAAACTACTCATAAGCACGAGGCAGAGCTACGTAGCTATACTGAGGGTATATTACAGATTCATAAATATACGTACAAATGCATATTAGAAGGTCTAAGTAGATACTATTACAGGAAtatacttttcattttcagactttttcatttggaatttaCTGTGTCCCGTGGCCATTCGGGTGCAACTGTACGCGCCTGGAGCCCTCCAGACTAAAACCCTTCCCGGGTgactacagccaatcacacaccacCTGTGGAACAACCTGAGTCCACACTGGACCATGGGGTGAATCGCTACGTTGAAAACCAGTGCTGGTTCCACAACCCAAGACCCCAACAGCAGAGGGCGCTATCTAGTGACGCATAGGCACACGGCACTGAGGATACAGGAGAGTTAGCACGCATACCCCCACAATACCACTACTACTAACATCCCTGTTAAACATTGGACCCCTCATGCACAGTGTTACAATGTGAGACTATACctgccagctgtgtgtttatatgtgtgtttgtgtgtgtaagtgtgtatgtttgtgttttttgtagtCATGCACTTTGCCTGTATTCTGTAGGAGTTTTCAGGCCGTTGTAGCAAGAACTCCAGTTTACGATTAATACCAATGACGGTAGAGGGCGCTGCTGCGCGGCGAGCCtgatacactctcagaaataaagccACAAATATACCCGGAAaatacaataatgttctatttgggtactaataagtactttttacaagcaaaaaggGTACAAATGATTTATGGGGTAACAGGTGAAAGTTTATAGGGGTAAACTTTTATGTCCCTATACCGACCCAGGGACCACTAGAGTGGCAAGCTTTATTGATTTTAACcactttaaaatggcttttgtgATATAGGCTGTTTTATAAACCTCAGATTGTCCTAAATGTTATcctacattttttacatatcaACCTATTCTATtcttaaagttttaaaaattattattattattattattattattaattacaataataataatattaataatggtgatgatgatgatgatgaaaattcagttgtaattttaaattatgttttctttgcatttatttgacatttgatTTCAAACTAAATAGTAGAAAAACGAACATTAACGTCAACATAACGCCCATATTTGAAAAAGGTTGCCAAAAGGAATAATCGTCATGCGTATTTGCTGTTCTCAAAGTGAGCAGCGGGGAAAGAACTTCACTGGAAGAGGATGAGGCAAGTACACAACGAGGGGAACTTCCTTCCTCCATAATCACGGCCATGGGACGGGCGTTTATAAAGGCACGGCTGGCTCAACGCGGAGAACTTACAAGTAAGACGCTGAAAACAGGGCTTCGCTGAACATTTTCAGTCGGTACAGTAGCCTGTTTAAACGTGtagaatgaataatttaatcatGCTTGTATCTATCGCGATTCTGTCGCAAGTACACGGAAACGTCCCGAGCAGCATTCCGTGCATTTCGAAGAACTGCTACACTGCATTTGAGATCACAACAGATTTTCAGACGGCActtgaaatgtgtaaaaaaacagaaggacACTTGATGACAGTACGGTCTAGCGAATCGAACGACGCGATATTTGATTTGTTAACGGATATTAAAGGAGAGTTTTGGATTGGGCTGCAGTTTAACGATAAAGGATGTACGGACACCTCACTGGAACTGAGACGGTATGAGTGGATAACGGGAGATACACGAGCTGACTTCACCAACTGGAGAAACAGCGAGACTTTCTGCACTCCGacgtgtgtttctgtttctcgcGACCTCAAGTGGACAGAGAAACCGTGTCACGATAAGGCCGATGGGTTTCTGTGCGAGCACCCTTTTGTATGCGAACCCCTGGTGCCTACAGAGGCGGGAGATTTTCTTGAATATACTACACCTTTAGGAGTCGCGCGGAAAGGATCGCTCTCGTTTCCTCCTGGGACCCTTGCGACGGCAAACCCCTCCGGAATCAGACACATTTGCGCGCCCGAACAAGGGTGGCTTCGGGCTCCCTGGTTCTGTGAGGTGGAGGGAGGCGGCTGCCAGCACAAGTGCGTCAAAAACGGAGGGCCACAGTGCGTGTGCCCACCTGGCCAGGCGCTTCAGAGTAACGGGGTAACTTGTGCAAGTACATCAAATGACCCCTGTTTAACCATGGGGTGTGAGCACACATGCATCCCGCCCAACGGCTCGTGTATGTGTCAGGATGGATACGAGCTGCGCGAGGACGGGAAAAGCTGCAGGGACATAGATGAGTGTCGCGATGCAGTAATTTGTCAGAGCTCAAAGTGCATTAACACGATGGGTAGTTACGAATGCCACTGCCTTGACGGCTTTAAAAAAGAGAATGGTAATTGCGAGGACATTGACGAATGCTTCATGTCACCGTGTGAGCACTGGTGTAAAAACACCCGAGGTAGCTACACGTGCTCGTGCTCTGAAGGGTTTCGCCAAAGAATCGATGACCACACACAGTGTGAAATCTACTGTGATAAAAACGAGTGCCCCGCGCGATGCGACATAAACGATCCGACAGAATGTCTGTGTCCGGAAGGATATATAATGGATATGCCCATGCAAGACAAACGAGTTTGCCTTGATATGGACGAATGTCGCGGGAATTTTTGTTCACATGGCTGCACAAACACTTTCGGGAGTTACATTTGCTCATGTCCGGTGGGCTTCACGCTAATTGACGGATATAAATGTGAAGACTATTCAGAAGAAGGTTCCGGTTTTACAACTCCTTCGGACACAGTTACACCGACTTCGAACTACACAACGGACATAACCTCCGCGATGACGCCAGGAGGTCTTCTTGGAATCATGGTGTGCATTGTGCTTATGATTCTCATCATCGTCTTCCTCGTGCACCAAATCTCGAAGCGTCGCTCGAGCTGGAAGGTCGCGTGCATACATAAAAACCAAGGGGAAGACCTGCAGGACTTACAACAAGTGACTACGGAAAAGTACACgaaaaaatctatatttgtgAACAGAGATTTAAAACAAGACACTTAAAACGTTACCATCGGTATTATTGCACGCTATCTAAAGCTTAATTAGTCTCTTGCTTTTTCATGTCACAGTGTatgtttacaaatgttttaatatgaaaatgcaGTTGCACTTTTAATGGAGATTCGTTAATATAAAAATTATGTTCCTGTGAGAGCAGCTTTATGAAAACCAAACATTTGCTTTTACCCTCGAATgtgtatttcattgtaaacCTGCAATACCAAAGAGACAAGTTGCACAAATGTATTACTGTGTTTAGAACTGTCTGCTATAGCCCGTATATTCACAGTATTAGGTGTTGCAGCTACGACTACTATAAACCAGACCGTGGagtttaatgtaatgttaatgctGTCAGAAGCCACatccataattaaaaaaagaatccaaGCTCTCAGACACAGGAAAATCTTGCCCCAGTTGTCTGGGAAACTGCAACATGGATTTCAAGACGTGCGTAATTTCTTCCAGCATTTACAACTGTCTATTCTTTGTACTGTTGTCTACCATTCTGTTTAGCTTGTATAATATCTGACTCTGTACAAGCACAACTTTGCTGCcttaataatgtgttttcaataCCAAAGGAAAGTTCTACCATGGTTTCTGAACAGGTAATTCAAGTGGCTTTGGGGGCAAAGCAATCCAGCGAAGACACGAATTGCAGGACACCCAAATTATGAATTGCCTACGAGAATATCAGAATAACATGAATGCTTATATGTCTGGGCCAAGCTAGGCGACTAAACTGcttattgtttttatgtcatGAAGAGTACATTTGAGATTAAAAATTCAAGTTGGTGAAAAATGTGTACATATGCCGAACTGTACAAAGGTAGGCT
Coding sequences within it:
- the thbd gene encoding thrombomodulin; this translates as MNNLIMLVSIAILSQVHGNVPSSIPCISKNCYTAFEITTDFQTALEMCKKTEGHLMTVRSSESNDAIFDLLTDIKGEFWIGLQFNDKGCTDTSLELRRYEWITGDTRADFTNWRNSETFCTPTCVSVSRDLKWTEKPCHDKADGFLCEHPFVCEPLVPTEAGDFLEYTTPLGVARKGSLSFPPGTLATANPSGIRHICAPEQGWLRAPWFCEVEGGGCQHKCVKNGGPQCVCPPGQALQSNGVTCASTSNDPCLTMGCEHTCIPPNGSCMCQDGYELREDGKSCRDIDECRDAVICQSSKCINTMGSYECHCLDGFKKENGNCEDIDECFMSPCEHWCKNTRGSYTCSCSEGFRQRIDDHTQCEIYCDKNECPARCDINDPTECLCPEGYIMDMPMQDKRVCLDMDECRGNFCSHGCTNTFGSYICSCPVGFTLIDGYKCEDYSEEGSGFTTPSDTVTPTSNYTTDITSAMTPGGLLGIMVCIVLMILIIVFLVHQISKRRSSWKVACIHKNQGEDLQDLQQVTTEKYTKKSIFVNRDLKQDT